One genomic segment of Effusibacillus pohliae DSM 22757 includes these proteins:
- a CDS encoding IS110 family RNA-guided transposase — MDVVYSRVCGLDVHKKNVVACVLTPETKEIRTFSTMTEDLLALVDWIKQHGCTHVAMESTGSYWKPVYNLLEMEDIKTLVVNARHIKHVPGRKTDVKDAEWIAGLLRHGLLQGSYIPSRDQRELRELVRYRRSLIEERAREVNRIHKVLEGANIKLSSVASDVLGKSGRAMIEAMVAGETDAVMLSELAQRRLKSKKPELIKALNGLMGPHQRLMLAAQLRHIDDLDALIKQLDEEIKRRMLPFEEDLERLDTIPGVARRTAEQILAEIGTDMNRFPSAAHLCSWAGLAPGNHESAGKRKSGRTTKGNQKLRSALVEAAQAAARTKNTYLSSQYRRIAARRGANRAAVAVAHSILTIVYHLLKRKQTYVELGANYYEERQRDRVVKQAVRKLEALGLKVTVEEAIA, encoded by the coding sequence ATGGACGTGGTATACAGTCGCGTTTGCGGTCTGGATGTACACAAAAAGAACGTCGTGGCTTGTGTGCTCACACCGGAAACAAAAGAAATCCGTACTTTCTCCACCATGACTGAAGATCTTCTGGCGCTGGTCGATTGGATTAAGCAACACGGATGTACGCACGTTGCGATGGAAAGCACCGGTTCGTACTGGAAACCTGTTTACAACCTGCTGGAGATGGAAGACATCAAAACGTTGGTGGTCAATGCCCGCCACATCAAGCATGTGCCGGGGCGTAAAACGGACGTCAAAGATGCGGAATGGATTGCCGGTTTGCTGCGGCACGGCCTGCTGCAAGGCAGTTACATTCCAAGTCGTGATCAGCGGGAACTGCGGGAACTGGTCCGGTATCGCCGCAGCCTGATCGAAGAACGGGCCCGGGAAGTCAACCGGATTCACAAGGTTCTTGAAGGGGCCAACATTAAACTGTCATCGGTGGCAAGCGATGTGCTGGGCAAATCCGGACGGGCGATGATCGAAGCAATGGTCGCGGGAGAAACGGATGCCGTGATGCTGTCCGAATTGGCACAACGGCGGCTGAAAAGCAAAAAGCCGGAATTGATCAAGGCATTGAACGGACTGATGGGTCCGCATCAGCGGCTGATGCTGGCAGCGCAATTACGGCATATCGACGATTTGGACGCGCTGATCAAACAACTGGACGAAGAGATCAAGAGGCGGATGCTCCCTTTTGAGGAAGACCTGGAACGGTTGGATACGATTCCCGGAGTGGCAAGGCGCACCGCAGAACAGATTTTGGCGGAAATCGGCACCGACATGAACCGGTTTCCCTCCGCCGCCCATCTGTGTTCGTGGGCGGGGCTGGCTCCAGGTAACCATGAAAGTGCCGGTAAACGTAAATCCGGTCGAACGACAAAAGGGAATCAAAAGCTGCGAAGCGCCTTGGTAGAGGCCGCCCAAGCTGCAGCCCGAACGAAGAACACGTACTTGTCGAGTCAATACCGTCGAATCGCCGCCCGTCGGGGAGCCAATCGAGCTGCGGTTGCAGTTGCCCACAGCATCTTGACGATCGTTTACCATCTCCTGAAGCGCAAGCAAACGTATGTGGAACTAGGTGCTAACTATTATGAAGAACGGCAGCGCGACCGAGTGGTCAAACAAGCCGTTCGAAAGCTGGAAGCGTTAGGATTGAAGGTCACGGTGGAGGAAGCGATTGCGTAA
- a CDS encoding AI-2E family transporter: MERAPRNRSLDIALLILIILGCVFLLNQLSGLLLGIWLVLRTVLAPFLIAMIISYMLNPIVCRLVDRGVPRGVSVIMIYFVFFTLLAVVLVNTIPIFIEQLKEFVETLPSIVEQVEKWSKHLDDGARRMPDAVHKAIDTNLIRFEEAVTRYITNFLGSLGDTLEQLLTALVIPFLVFYMLKDLKVMERTVVALFPTRHRKELIELTKSIDEALGNYIRGQLIVMLVVGTLVYIGYRIVGMPYGLMLALLVAITNIIPYVGPFIGAAPAIILAFTISPVMALKVTIVNLVVQQLEGNFISPQIVSKSLNLHPLLIIFALLLGGEIGGILGLILAVPVVAILKVILEHVVMHYVRR, from the coding sequence ATGGAAAGGGCCCCGCGAAACCGCTCGCTCGACATCGCGCTGCTGATTTTGATCATCCTGGGCTGCGTTTTTTTGTTGAACCAGCTGAGCGGATTGCTGCTTGGGATCTGGCTTGTCCTGCGGACAGTGCTGGCGCCTTTTTTAATCGCCATGATCATCTCTTATATGCTCAATCCGATCGTTTGCCGGCTGGTCGACCGGGGCGTGCCGCGCGGCGTCAGTGTGATCATGATTTACTTTGTGTTCTTTACGTTGCTGGCTGTGGTGCTGGTCAACACGATCCCGATTTTTATCGAGCAGCTGAAAGAATTTGTGGAAACGTTGCCGTCGATCGTCGAACAGGTGGAGAAATGGAGCAAACATCTGGACGATGGCGCCAGACGGATGCCGGATGCGGTGCACAAGGCGATCGACACGAATCTGATCCGCTTTGAGGAAGCGGTTACCCGCTATATCACCAATTTTCTCGGCTCTTTGGGCGACACGCTGGAACAACTTTTAACGGCGCTGGTGATTCCGTTTCTCGTGTTTTATATGCTGAAAGATTTGAAAGTGATGGAACGAACGGTGGTTGCACTGTTCCCGACACGCCACCGCAAGGAATTGATTGAGCTGACCAAATCGATCGACGAGGCGCTTGGCAACTACATTCGCGGCCAGTTGATCGTCATGCTGGTTGTCGGAACGCTGGTGTACATCGGGTATCGAATCGTCGGCATGCCGTACGGCCTGATGCTCGCTCTGCTGGTGGCGATCACCAACATCATTCCCTACGTCGGGCCGTTCATCGGAGCCGCGCCGGCAATCATCCTCGCCTTCACGATTTCGCCGGTAATGGCGCTGAAAGTGACGATCGTCAATCTGGTCGTGCAGCAACTGGAGGGGAATTTCATCTCGCCGCAAATCGTCAGCAAAAGCTTGAATCTGCATCCGCTGTTGATTATTTTTGCATTGCTCTTGGGCGGCGAGATCGGCGGCATTCTCGGCCTGATTCTTGCCGTACCGGTAGTCGCCATCCTAAAGGTGATCCTGGAGCACGTAGTGATGCATTATGTCAGAAGATAG
- a CDS encoding IreB family regulatory phosphoprotein, which produces MTSHLDKTMMFSGNKEEEVNEAQRALLVAYEALKVKGYNPIHQIVGYLISGDPAYITSHNDARNTIRKVERDDLIEELVRAYLADRT; this is translated from the coding sequence ATGACTTCACATCTCGACAAGACGATGATGTTCTCCGGGAATAAAGAGGAAGAGGTGAATGAGGCGCAGCGGGCGCTGCTGGTTGCGTACGAGGCGCTGAAGGTGAAGGGATACAATCCGATTCATCAGATTGTCGGCTACCTGATTTCGGGCGACCCGGCCTACATTACCAGCCACAACGACGCGCGCAACACGATCCGCAAAGTAGAGCGGGACGACCTGATTGAAGAACTGGTGCGCGCTTATCTGGCCGATCGGACATGA
- the ruvX gene encoding Holliday junction resolvase RuvX, whose translation MKGRLLGVDLGDVRIGVAVSDPLGMTAQGIEVIRRTSDAEALQRLGELIRQYEVETIVLGFPKNMNGTIGPRGEATREFAERLEETFQIPVVLWDERLSTMAAERMLIEADVRRNKRRQVVDKMAAAIILQSYLDSLSTCRD comes from the coding sequence ATGAAGGGACGTCTGCTGGGAGTCGATCTCGGCGACGTCCGGATCGGCGTTGCGGTCAGCGACCCCTTGGGAATGACGGCGCAAGGCATCGAAGTGATCCGGCGCACATCGGACGCGGAAGCTTTGCAGCGACTGGGTGAACTGATCCGGCAGTATGAAGTGGAAACGATCGTCCTCGGATTCCCGAAAAATATGAATGGCACGATCGGCCCGCGGGGAGAAGCCACCCGCGAGTTTGCCGAACGTTTGGAAGAAACGTTTCAGATCCCGGTCGTCCTGTGGGATGAGCGGCTGTCGACGATGGCGGCGGAACGCATGCTGATCGAAGCGGACGTTCGCCGCAACAAGCGGAGGCAAGTCGTTGACAAAATGGCGGCGGCGATCATTCTGCAAAGCTATCTGGATTCGTTGTCAACCTGTCGTGACTGA
- a CDS encoding DUF1292 domain-containing protein gives MSDVQSENIIVLTDEEGAEHEFEVLEVLEVDEKTYAILQPTDAKEDEAIILRIEQDADGNEILVSIDDDDEWDKVAEAYDTLLFEELED, from the coding sequence ATGAGCGACGTACAAAGCGAAAACATTATTGTCTTGACGGATGAAGAGGGCGCGGAGCACGAATTTGAAGTGTTGGAAGTGCTGGAAGTGGACGAAAAAACGTACGCGATTCTGCAGCCGACCGATGCGAAAGAGGACGAAGCGATCATCTTGCGGATCGAACAGGACGCGGATGGCAACGAAATTCTGGTCAGCATCGATGATGACGACGAATGGGACAAGGTGGCGGAAGCGTACGACACCTTGCTCTTTGAGGAACTGGAAGACTAG
- the mltG gene encoding endolytic transglycosylase MltG → MDWAAMWQWANRILAPARDGLRRFRLTILLGTVLAAGAFYTWWQWTPPAGTGQVVSFEIPQGATTQQIAEILANKGLIRNSFIFRAAALWGGQAGSLQAGTYAIQQGATIPEILDRIRQGKVTVNTVRVTIPEGFTIEQIADTLAKKGLVDRQRFLQEADNGTFDYDFVKEIPRQPDIRHRLEGYLFPDTYEIKPGMSEHEILDMMLKRFGQVVTPELRQRFQANGLSLHQAVTMASLVEREARVAKERPVIAGVMFNRLHQKPPMLLQIDATVQYAVGQKTDLLLKDLEVDSPYNTYKRAGLPPGPIAAPGLDSLQAVASPEKHEYLYYVTKKDGTGEHYFGKTLEEHNRNIALSEQNLKKGN, encoded by the coding sequence ATGGACTGGGCGGCTATGTGGCAATGGGCCAATCGGATATTGGCTCCGGCCCGCGATGGTCTGCGACGTTTTCGGCTGACCATCCTGCTCGGAACCGTGTTGGCCGCTGGAGCTTTCTATACTTGGTGGCAATGGACTCCGCCTGCCGGGACCGGCCAGGTCGTGTCGTTCGAAATTCCGCAAGGCGCGACGACGCAACAAATTGCCGAGATTTTGGCGAACAAGGGATTGATCCGGAATTCGTTCATCTTCCGGGCCGCCGCTTTATGGGGCGGACAAGCCGGTTCCCTGCAGGCGGGCACGTATGCGATTCAGCAGGGGGCGACGATTCCGGAAATTCTCGATCGGATCCGGCAGGGAAAAGTGACTGTGAACACTGTGCGGGTCACCATTCCGGAGGGATTTACGATCGAACAGATCGCGGACACGCTTGCAAAAAAAGGATTGGTTGACCGGCAACGTTTTCTGCAAGAAGCGGACAACGGGACGTTTGACTATGATTTTGTCAAGGAGATTCCCAGGCAGCCGGACATACGGCATCGCCTGGAAGGATATCTGTTTCCCGACACATACGAAATCAAGCCGGGAATGAGTGAACATGAGATACTCGACATGATGCTGAAGCGGTTTGGACAAGTGGTCACGCCCGAACTGCGACAACGTTTCCAGGCAAACGGGCTGTCGCTGCACCAAGCGGTGACGATGGCTTCGCTGGTCGAGCGGGAAGCACGCGTGGCGAAAGAGCGGCCGGTGATCGCAGGCGTCATGTTTAACCGGTTGCACCAAAAACCGCCTATGCTTCTGCAAATCGATGCAACCGTGCAATATGCAGTCGGGCAAAAAACGGATCTTCTCTTGAAAGATCTGGAAGTGGACAGTCCCTACAACACGTACAAGCGGGCAGGACTGCCGCCCGGTCCGATTGCCGCTCCCGGACTGGACAGCCTGCAAGCGGTCGCCTCGCCGGAGAAGCACGAATATCTTTATTATGTAACGAAAAAGGACGGTACCGGCGAGCACTATTTTGGAAAAACGCTGGAAGAGCACAACCGCAACATCGCGTTAAGCGAACAGAATCTGAAAAAGGGAAACTAG
- a CDS encoding O-methyltransferase gives METNENRNEREAAEQMVTDWLQSPVIKGESCFGDSRFEPEKDVRRMDDRLLSYIRGLIPARDPLLTSIERRAEELFIPILDLETAQFLRVFLRTHQPRRILEVGTAIGYSAIVMAKACSASIVTIERDPVRAAEALQNIEQAGLRDRVRLLQGDAFDILPGLLRDSPESFDIVFLDAAKGQYPHFLELVLPLLRPGGILFSDNVFFQGLVAGPEHVKHKLRTIVMRLREYNRTLADHSALETAFVPIGDGLAISMKKEGSPA, from the coding sequence ATGGAAACGAATGAAAACCGGAACGAGCGGGAGGCGGCGGAGCAGATGGTGACCGATTGGTTGCAGTCTCCCGTTATCAAGGGAGAGTCGTGTTTCGGCGATTCCCGGTTCGAACCGGAAAAGGATGTCAGGAGAATGGATGATCGTTTGCTTTCTTACATTCGCGGGCTGATTCCGGCCCGCGATCCGCTTTTGACGAGCATCGAACGGCGGGCGGAGGAACTGTTTATCCCGATCCTCGATCTGGAGACCGCCCAGTTTTTGCGCGTATTTTTACGCACCCACCAGCCGCGTCGGATTTTGGAAGTCGGAACGGCAATCGGTTATTCGGCGATTGTGATGGCAAAGGCTTGTTCCGCCTCGATCGTGACGATTGAGCGTGACCCGGTGAGGGCGGCGGAGGCGCTTCAGAATATCGAACAGGCGGGATTGCGGGATCGGGTCCGGCTGTTGCAAGGGGATGCGTTCGACATTCTGCCCGGCTTGCTTCGCGATTCACCGGAATCGTTTGACATCGTGTTTTTGGATGCAGCCAAAGGGCAGTATCCCCATTTTCTCGAATTGGTGCTGCCGTTGTTGCGGCCGGGCGGCATCCTGTTCAGCGACAATGTGTTTTTTCAGGGATTGGTCGCCGGACCGGAACATGTGAAGCACAAACTGCGGACGATCGTCATGCGGCTGCGGGAGTACAATCGGACGCTCGCGGACCATTCCGCTCTCGAAACGGCGTTTGTACCGATCGGCGACGGGCTCGCCATTTCGATGAAAAAAGAAGGGTCGCCGGCGTGA
- a CDS encoding YhgE/Pip domain-containing protein: protein MKKIWLIYFRDLKNISGNWVAFVLILGLVILPSLYAWFNIKASWDPYGRTSGLQVAVVNRDAGATLQGKPLNIGDQIISALKENRKIGWTFVDEKQAMKGVEHGDYYASILIPADFSKKIATVLTDNPQKAELDYYVNEKINAIAPRITAKGASGIVEEINRTFIKVATETLFRIFNELGIELETQRPAIEKVRDLIFKLEALIPEINSIVNVASDDIRTLNELIRKAQANLPLLARLAQDGQDLANRVGQFLDRISEAFATISPNVKQDLALLQQTALAAEQVSAILQDVGTDPAALEVELDRSAERLAIAMKNTDNLVALFDRLNSLAGNHRLASMTGRLRQVSQNFQQQLSLVNNVHNVLKQGGRPADELINNLHRISEDSNRSIGDILQRYDSEIAPQIQQGVDQAKASVQNVDEVLAEASKRIPDVQRILNDASQGLAVGMQELQAIQSNLPAVEAGIKRLANLIRTLEKEGTLDQLIDLLKKDAKKESEFFTQPVVLKENKLFPIPNYGSAMSPFFTTLSLWVGALLLVSLLTVEVHDPNVEYKSYEIYFGRYLTFLTLADLQSLVVTTGDILIVQAYVADKMWFILFGMLLSSVFMFIVYTLVSVFGNVGKAMAILLLVLQIAGSGGTFPIQVTPQFFQVLYPFLPFTYAISMLREAVGGILWDIVGKDLFMLGVYVVITLMMGLALKKFINQATEGLVKKAKKSQLIH from the coding sequence ATGAAAAAAATCTGGCTGATCTATTTCCGCGATTTGAAAAATATTTCCGGAAACTGGGTGGCTTTTGTTTTGATTCTGGGACTGGTGATTTTACCTTCCCTTTATGCCTGGTTTAATATTAAAGCGTCCTGGGATCCCTATGGGCGGACCAGCGGTCTTCAGGTAGCTGTCGTGAATCGGGATGCAGGGGCCACCTTGCAGGGGAAACCGCTGAATATCGGAGATCAGATTATTTCTGCGTTAAAGGAAAACCGGAAAATCGGTTGGACGTTCGTCGATGAAAAGCAGGCGATGAAAGGTGTGGAGCATGGTGATTATTATGCGAGCATCCTGATTCCCGCGGATTTTTCGAAAAAGATCGCGACGGTTCTGACGGACAATCCGCAAAAAGCTGAGCTTGACTACTATGTGAACGAAAAAATCAATGCGATTGCCCCGAGAATCACCGCGAAGGGAGCAAGCGGCATTGTGGAAGAAATCAACCGTACCTTTATCAAGGTCGCAACCGAAACGCTGTTTCGGATTTTTAACGAGCTCGGAATCGAATTGGAAACCCAACGCCCTGCGATCGAAAAAGTGAGGGATTTGATATTCAAACTGGAGGCCCTGATACCCGAGATCAATTCGATCGTAAACGTTGCCTCCGATGATATTCGTACCCTGAACGAGCTCATCCGTAAGGCACAGGCCAATCTTCCGTTGTTGGCCCGACTGGCGCAGGACGGACAAGACCTGGCCAACCGGGTCGGCCAATTTCTTGACCGGATTTCGGAGGCGTTCGCCACAATTTCGCCCAATGTCAAACAGGATCTTGCGCTGTTACAGCAAACCGCCTTGGCCGCAGAGCAGGTGAGTGCCATTTTGCAAGATGTCGGAACCGACCCTGCCGCCCTGGAAGTGGAACTGGACAGATCCGCTGAGCGGCTGGCGATTGCAATGAAAAACACGGACAATCTGGTTGCCCTGTTTGATCGGCTGAACAGTCTCGCTGGCAACCACCGGCTCGCTTCCATGACAGGTCGGCTGCGGCAAGTCAGCCAGAATTTTCAACAGCAGTTGTCCCTGGTGAATAACGTGCACAATGTTCTCAAGCAAGGAGGAAGGCCAGCCGACGAACTGATCAACAATCTCCATCGTATTTCGGAAGACAGCAACCGGTCCATCGGAGATATTTTACAGCGATATGACAGCGAGATCGCGCCTCAGATCCAACAAGGGGTGGATCAGGCGAAAGCATCTGTCCAGAATGTGGATGAAGTGTTGGCTGAAGCAAGCAAAAGGATCCCCGATGTGCAGCGTATTCTAAACGATGCGTCGCAAGGGCTGGCAGTAGGTATGCAAGAACTGCAAGCCATCCAAAGCAATCTGCCTGCCGTAGAGGCGGGAATCAAACGCCTGGCCAACCTGATTCGAACCTTGGAAAAGGAAGGAACCCTTGACCAACTGATTGACCTGTTAAAAAAAGATGCGAAAAAAGAAAGTGAATTTTTCACCCAACCTGTCGTATTGAAGGAAAATAAACTGTTTCCCATTCCGAATTACGGATCTGCCATGTCGCCATTTTTTACTACCCTTTCGCTTTGGGTGGGAGCGTTGCTCTTGGTTTCCTTATTGACTGTTGAAGTGCATGATCCAAACGTCGAGTATAAAAGCTACGAGATCTACTTTGGACGTTATCTTACGTTTCTGACCCTGGCGGATCTGCAATCGCTCGTGGTCACAACCGGGGACATTCTGATTGTACAGGCCTATGTGGCAGATAAAATGTGGTTCATCTTATTCGGCATGCTGCTCAGCTCCGTGTTCATGTTTATCGTATATACCCTGGTTTCCGTGTTCGGCAACGTCGGCAAAGCGATGGCGATTCTTTTGCTGGTGCTGCAGATTGCCGGTTCTGGCGGTACGTTTCCGATTCAGGTGACGCCGCAGTTTTTTCAGGTCTTATACCCTTTCCTGCCGTTTACGTATGCCATCAGTATGCTCCGGGAAGCCGTCGGAGGGATCCTTTGGGATATTGTCGGCAAGGATCTTTTCATGCTGGGTGTCTATGTCGTGATTACACTCATGATGGGCCTGGCATTAAAGAAATTTATTAACCAGGCAACTGAAGGACTGGTCAAGAAAGCGAAAAAAAGCCAACTGATCCACTAG
- a CDS encoding hydantoinase/oxoprolinase family protein — translation MASVNAQILAIDAGGTMTDTFIIDDKGEFVVGKAQSTPDDESIGLLNSARDALSYWGTTVEEAFPQLVAGVYSGTAMLNRLVSRKGRRVGLIVNKGMEDFHRMGRAIQAYLGYSYSDRLHLNTHRYDPPLVPRELTRGVTERVDLFGNVVIPLYEHEVEQAVVDLLDQDVEAIVISFLHSYKYPAHERKVRDMAKEIMKKRGKEVPIFASVDYYPLRKESHRTNTTIIEAYAADPSRETLSKIDTRIKEKGARFDLRVMASHGGTISFQANELARTLVSGPIGGVVGAKYLGEHLGIRNIACSDIGGTSFDMALITQGDLSINTSPDMARLVLSLPLVAMDTVGAGAGSFVRIDPNFKSITLGPDSAGYRVGVCNPAGGIETVTVSDCHVVLGLINPDNFLGGEVKLFPERAYQAVKEQIADPLGLSVEDAAYGVIDLLESQLRNYLESMILGKGYSPSQYVCFSYGGGGPLHTAGYTKGLGFEDILVPAWAAGFSAFGCGAADFEYRYDKTLDINVSAVADEQEKLNALTELQHAWQELMDRVADEFEKNSFSRDQVEFRFYFRMQYQGQLNDLEIESPTKALRTTEDWEVLVSAFEETYSRVYAKAARSPELGYSVTGAIVRGIVEVPKPKIPEEPLCGENPPADAYLGTRNVYWKGEWVKADIWEMEKLKAGNRIKGFAILESSATTFVIPPGYETYLDQHRIFHLKEPK, via the coding sequence ATGGCAAGCGTGAATGCGCAAATTCTCGCGATCGACGCCGGAGGCACCATGACGGACACCTTCATCATCGACGACAAGGGGGAATTTGTGGTCGGCAAAGCGCAGTCCACCCCCGATGATGAATCGATCGGCCTCCTGAACTCGGCGCGCGACGCCCTTTCCTATTGGGGCACGACCGTGGAAGAAGCTTTCCCCCAGCTGGTGGCAGGCGTGTATTCCGGGACGGCGATGCTCAATCGTTTGGTATCCCGCAAGGGGCGGCGCGTCGGACTGATTGTCAACAAGGGAATGGAAGATTTTCACCGCATGGGCAGAGCAATCCAAGCTTATCTCGGGTACTCTTATTCGGACCGCCTGCATTTGAACACACACCGCTATGATCCCCCACTGGTGCCGAGGGAGTTGACGCGCGGGGTTACCGAACGGGTGGATCTGTTCGGGAACGTCGTGATTCCACTCTATGAACATGAGGTGGAACAAGCGGTGGTCGATTTGCTGGATCAGGATGTGGAAGCGATCGTCATCAGCTTCCTTCACTCCTATAAGTACCCCGCGCATGAGCGCAAGGTTCGGGACATGGCGAAGGAAATCATGAAAAAACGGGGGAAAGAGGTGCCGATTTTCGCCTCGGTCGATTACTATCCGCTGCGGAAAGAGTCGCACCGCACCAATACCACCATCATTGAGGCTTATGCGGCGGATCCTTCCCGCGAAACGCTGTCAAAGATCGATACGCGCATCAAGGAAAAAGGGGCCAGATTCGATCTGCGGGTCATGGCCAGCCACGGCGGAACGATCAGCTTTCAGGCGAATGAATTGGCCCGCACGCTGGTGTCAGGACCGATCGGCGGTGTTGTGGGGGCGAAATATTTGGGCGAGCATTTGGGCATTCGCAATATCGCATGTTCCGATATTGGCGGGACCAGTTTTGACATGGCTCTGATCACGCAAGGGGATTTGAGCATCAATACCAGCCCGGACATGGCGCGCCTGGTTTTGTCGCTGCCGTTGGTCGCGATGGATACGGTGGGGGCCGGCGCCGGCAGCTTCGTCCGGATTGACCCAAACTTCAAGTCGATTACACTGGGACCTGACAGCGCCGGATATCGGGTCGGCGTATGCAATCCGGCCGGCGGTATTGAAACCGTTACCGTATCCGACTGCCACGTCGTGCTCGGATTGATCAATCCCGACAACTTTCTGGGAGGAGAGGTGAAACTGTTTCCGGAAAGAGCCTATCAGGCGGTCAAGGAACAGATTGCCGACCCGCTCGGCCTGAGCGTGGAGGATGCCGCCTACGGGGTGATCGATCTGCTGGAGTCGCAGCTCCGCAATTACCTGGAATCGATGATTCTTGGCAAGGGCTACTCTCCATCCCAATATGTGTGTTTTTCGTACGGAGGGGGCGGACCGTTGCATACGGCGGGCTACACGAAAGGGCTTGGCTTCGAGGACATCCTGGTTCCGGCCTGGGCCGCGGGATTTTCCGCTTTCGGGTGCGGTGCCGCCGATTTCGAATACCGTTATGACAAAACGCTTGATATTAATGTAAGCGCTGTCGCGGACGAACAGGAAAAATTGAACGCGCTCACAGAGTTGCAACACGCTTGGCAGGAACTGATGGACAGAGTGGCCGACGAGTTTGAGAAAAACAGTTTCTCCCGCGACCAGGTCGAATTCCGCTTTTATTTCCGGATGCAATATCAGGGGCAGCTGAACGATCTGGAAATCGAATCGCCGACCAAGGCGCTGCGAACGACCGAAGACTGGGAGGTGTTGGTCAGCGCTTTTGAAGAAACGTATAGTCGCGTGTACGCAAAAGCCGCCCGCTCCCCCGAACTGGGATATTCGGTCACCGGGGCGATTGTCCGCGGGATCGTGGAAGTGCCGAAGCCGAAAATTCCGGAAGAGCCGCTGTGCGGCGAGAATCCTCCGGCGGACGCGTACCTTGGAACCCGCAATGTCTATTGGAAAGGAGAGTGGGTGAAGGCCGACATCTGGGAAATGGAAAAATTGAAAGCGGGGAACCGGATCAAGGGGTTTGCCATTCTGGAATCGTCCGCCACAACGTTTGTCATTCCGCCGGGTTATGAGACGTATCTGGATCAACACCGCATTTTCCACCTGAAGGAACCCAAGTGA